In the Nocardia asteroides genome, CAGCCGGAGCCGCCCGCCGAGCCGTGAACCTCAGCCGACGCGGCCGTGCCGCAGCCCGAACATGACCTTGGCCGCGCGCAGGTGCCGCCGGTGCCGGTGGAAGGTCGAGAGGTTCACCTGCGCCCGGTAGCGCTTGCGCGCGATGGCGAGCGTCCGGCTGAACTCCTGCAGCCCCTGCACGCCGTGGCTGTGCCCCTGCCCGTACTCGCCGAGCCCGCCGAACGGCAGCGCCGGGATCCCGGCGTAGGCCGAGGACGAGTTGATCGTCACCACCCCGACCCGCAGCTTCTCCGCGAACGCGGCCACCTCGGCGACGTCCCTGGTGAAGACCGAGACCGCGATGCCGTTGCTCGCGGCGTTGATCCGCTCCGCCGCCTCGTCGATATCGGCCACCCGGTTCACGATGAGCACCGGGCCGATGCCCTCGCCGGTGACCGCGATGCTGTCCTCCGGCACCTCGGTGAGCACGATCGGCTCGATGTACGGCTCCCGGATCGAGTCCAGCCCGCCGACCACCGCGCGGCCGCCGCGGGCCAGCGCGTCCCGCACCTGCCTGCGCACCACCTCGATCTGCGGCTCCAGGATCATCGGGCCGTACGAGGCGTGCCGGTCGGCGCCGGGCCGCAGCGCGGCGGCCTGCTCGGCCACCAGGTCGAGGAACGGCTCGTAGATCGAGGCGGGCACGTAGGCGCGCTGGATCCCGGTGACGTTCTGCCCGGCGTTCGACATGGCGCCGAAGACCGCCGCCTGCGCCGCGTCCCGCAGCCTGGCGTCCACGTGCACCACCATCGAGCCCTTGCCGCTGCGCTCCACCACCACCGGGGTGCGCGAGCGGGAGCACTCCGCGACCACCGCGCGGGCGCCCTGCTCGGAGCCGGCGTAGGCGATCTTGTCCACCGCGGCGCGGCAGAGCGCGATGCCGGTGCGGTCGTCGCCGGTGACCGCCTGCAGCACCGGCTGGTCCGGCTCGATCTCGGCCCAGCTGCGCGCCAGCCAGACGCCGACGCCGGTGGTCAGCTCGTGCGGCTTGAACACCACGGCGTTGCCCGCCGCCATCGCGTAGGCGATCGACCCCATCGGGGTGAAGACCGGGTTGTTCCAGGCCCCGAGCACCCCGACCACGCCGAGCGGCAGGTAGCCGACCGAGGCGTGCTGGTTGCGGCTCAGCCAGGTGGAGCGCAGGTTCCGGCGGCCGAGCGCCCGCGCGGCGTTGCGCGCCGCCCAGTCCAGGTTCTGCACCGCGAGCATGACCTCGATGGCGGCATCGGCCTCCGGTTTGCCGGTCTCGGCGCTGAGCAGCTCGACGAGCTCGCCCGCGCGCCGCGCGATCAGCCGCTTCCAGGCCAGTAGTATCCGTTTTCGGGCGGCGAAAGTCATTCCCGCCCACCATTTCTCGGCGCGTTTCGCGGCGCGCACCGCGTGTTCGACATCCCGTGCGCCCATGATCGCGTAGGCACCGACGGTCTCGTCGGTGCGCGGATCGCGGATGGTCACGGTGTTCGGTCGGTCCGGTCCTCCCGGGAGCGCCGCCACTGTCGGCTGCGCGGACTCAACCATGGTCACCCTTTCGAGATCGGTGTGCCCACCCTGCTTCCCCGGCGATTCCGGCCCCCGAACAGCAGGGTATGCGGGTGATGCGGTGGCGGACAAGGACGTCCGGTCGAGAACGGGCAGCGGCGCCGACGTGACCGGCGTCGCAGTTCTCCCCTGTGATGAATACCACACTTGAATCGTGCACGATTGGGTACCGGACGACTGCGCGCCATCCGGAAATGCGGCCGGTAACATCGCGCCCGACGCGGAGGATCATCAGCCCGGGACGTTCTCGTACGTGCCGGCGCCACCCCGCGCACCCGCCGATAGTGGAGAGTTGATGCCGAGTCCGAATGTAGTGGAGGCGCCCGTGCGCGAAACGACTTCCAGGGAGGTCCGGGAGGCCGCGGTCTCGGTGACCGATGTCCGGAAGTCCTTCGGCGATGTCCACGCCCTCCAGGGCATCGGCTTCCAGGCCGAGCGCGGCAAGGTGCTCGGCATTCTCGGCCCGAACGGCGCGGGCAAGACCACGACCGTCAAGATCCTGGCCACCCTGCTGCGCCCGGACTCCGGCACCGCGATCGTCGCCGGGCACGACGTGCTGCGCGACCCGGCGGGCGTGCGCCGCTCGATCATGATGACCGGCCAGTACGCCGCGCTGGACGAGAACCTCTCCGGCCGGGAGAACCTGGAGCTCTTCGGCAGGCTCATGGGGCTGACCAAATCCGCCGCCCGCAAGCGCGCGGACAGCCTGCTCGAGGAGTTCGACCTGGTGGCCGCGGGGCGCCGCGCGGTGCGGCACTACTCCGGCGGCATGCGCAGGCGGGTCGACATCGCCTGCGGCCTCGTCGTTCGCCCCGAGGTGGTGTTCCTGGACGAGCCGACCACCGGCCTCGACCCGCGCAGCCGCCAGGGCGTCTGGGAGCTGGTCACCGCGCTCAAGGAGCAGGGCATCACCGTGCTGCTGACCACGCAGT is a window encoding:
- a CDS encoding aldehyde dehydrogenase family protein, translated to MVESAQPTVAALPGGPDRPNTVTIRDPRTDETVGAYAIMGARDVEHAVRAAKRAEKWWAGMTFAARKRILLAWKRLIARRAGELVELLSAETGKPEADAAIEVMLAVQNLDWAARNAARALGRRNLRSTWLSRNQHASVGYLPLGVVGVLGAWNNPVFTPMGSIAYAMAAGNAVVFKPHELTTGVGVWLARSWAEIEPDQPVLQAVTGDDRTGIALCRAAVDKIAYAGSEQGARAVVAECSRSRTPVVVERSGKGSMVVHVDARLRDAAQAAVFGAMSNAGQNVTGIQRAYVPASIYEPFLDLVAEQAAALRPGADRHASYGPMILEPQIEVVRRQVRDALARGGRAVVGGLDSIREPYIEPIVLTEVPEDSIAVTGEGIGPVLIVNRVADIDEAAERINAASNGIAVSVFTRDVAEVAAFAEKLRVGVVTINSSSAYAGIPALPFGGLGEYGQGHSHGVQGLQEFSRTLAIARKRYRAQVNLSTFHRHRRHLRAAKVMFGLRHGRVG
- a CDS encoding ATP-binding cassette domain-containing protein codes for the protein MPSPNVVEAPVRETTSREVREAAVSVTDVRKSFGDVHALQGIGFQAERGKVLGILGPNGAGKTTTVKILATLLRPDSGTAIVAGHDVLRDPAGVRRSIMMTGQYAALDENLSGRENLELFGRLMGLTKSAARKRADSLLEEFDLVAAGRRAVRHYSGGMRRRVDIACGLVVRPEVVFLDEPTTGLDPRSRQGVWELVTALKEQGITVLLTTQYLEEADVLSDNIIVIDHGTVIAEGTADQLKERTGGSWCEIVPLDPKRIDFAVAALGDLVPEAVRADLPGHDRLSIPAPGGASTLAEAVRRLDAAGIQLADIALRRPSLDDVFLSITGHSGGQQ